In Pseudoalteromonas marina, a genomic segment contains:
- the mnmA gene encoding tRNA 2-thiouridine(34) synthase MnmA, which yields MSENSHIKVIVGMSGGVDSSVSAYLLQQQGYQVEGLFMKNWEEDDNDEYCAAAEDLKDAQAVCDKLGIELHTVNFAAEYWDNVFEYFLEEYKAGRTPNPDIMCNKEIKFKAFLEFAAQALGADFIATGHYVRRELRDDKYVMCRGLDNNKDQSYFLYTLSHEHIAQTLFPVGDIAKPEVRRIAEEQDLITHDKKDSTGICFIGERKFKDFLQKFLPAQPGVIEDTEGNNVGEHEGLMYHTLGQRKGLLIGGMKEGSGEPWYVVDKDVERNVLIVGQGKDHPRLYSNGLNANQLHWVDRVGPKGTTRCTVKTRYRQEDINCTLLVGDDGMARVLFDEPQKAVTPGQSAVFYAQEVCLGGGIIDSVIK from the coding sequence ATGAGCGAAAATAGTCACATTAAAGTCATCGTTGGTATGTCCGGCGGTGTTGATTCTTCAGTATCTGCATATTTGTTACAACAACAAGGCTACCAAGTAGAAGGCCTGTTTATGAAGAACTGGGAAGAAGACGACAATGACGAGTACTGTGCCGCTGCAGAAGACCTGAAAGATGCGCAAGCAGTGTGTGACAAGTTAGGTATCGAACTTCATACTGTTAACTTTGCAGCTGAATATTGGGATAACGTATTTGAATACTTTTTAGAAGAGTACAAAGCAGGCCGCACGCCTAACCCCGATATTATGTGTAATAAGGAAATCAAATTTAAAGCCTTCTTGGAATTTGCTGCACAAGCACTCGGAGCTGACTTTATTGCGACAGGCCATTATGTGCGTCGTGAGCTTCGGGACGACAAATATGTGATGTGCCGTGGTTTAGATAACAACAAAGACCAGAGTTACTTTTTATACACGTTAAGTCATGAACACATTGCTCAAACGCTATTCCCTGTAGGCGATATAGCCAAGCCAGAAGTTCGCCGTATTGCTGAAGAGCAAGATTTAATCACACATGATAAAAAAGACAGCACTGGTATTTGTTTTATTGGTGAACGTAAGTTTAAAGACTTTTTACAAAAATTTTTACCTGCCCAACCAGGTGTTATTGAAGACACTGAAGGTAATAACGTTGGCGAGCACGAAGGCTTAATGTACCACACACTTGGCCAACGAAAAGGCTTATTAATTGGCGGTATGAAAGAAGGCTCAGGCGAACCTTGGTACGTTGTAGACAAAGATGTCGAGCGTAACGTACTTATTGTTGGCCAGGGTAAAGACCACCCTCGCCTATATAGTAATGGTCTAAATGCTAACCAACTTCACTGGGTAGACCGTGTAGGTCCAAAAGGAACAACGCGTTGCACAGTTAAAACACGTTACCGTCAAGAAGATATAAACTGTACTTTGCTTGTTGGTGATGACGGTATGGCCCGTGTGTTATTTGATGAACCTCAAAAAGCGGTTACACCAGGTCAGTCTGCGGTATTTTATGCGCAAGAAGTTTGCTTAGGCGGCGGTATTATTGACTCGGTGATCAAGTAA
- a CDS encoding sensor domain-containing diguanylate cyclase → MNHAYKINKIRSFVEQNKHQVNLISNKLLIINLQELKKSAYHLFYELIKFKHVQQAQSHHQISDLFNLIKNTTEVLSLEMKLLDKLEHWWLEWYFALQMHEQLSAESKEMPMSFLSRSTLNPMRKHEISHYAKLFSVLPMPVCNVCSKTGDILRVNQRFVDVFGYTVEDVPNLHAWWKKAYPDPHYRVQAQNLWSEALKKAKSSNDDIPANNYTVARSDGTQVVMEVSGIKIGEEFLAVFKDATERIEAEDILRDMAFLDSLTKIANRRRFDEKLAHEFDKAKECEGAISLIIIDVDFFKQFNDRYGHLAGDSCLYEVAQTIASTVNRPEDFVARYGGEEFVVLLPDTDKEGALFIAEQIQKAVESLAIVHEDTYSGFLSVSMGVNSTASSQDDKVSFVKGADNALYYAKEQGRNCIALHSES, encoded by the coding sequence ATGAATCACGCATACAAAATTAATAAAATTAGATCGTTTGTAGAACAAAACAAACACCAAGTAAATCTTATCTCAAATAAGCTTTTAATCATAAACCTGCAAGAATTAAAAAAGTCAGCCTACCATCTTTTTTATGAACTAATAAAATTCAAGCATGTTCAGCAAGCTCAATCCCATCACCAAATCAGTGATTTGTTTAATTTAATTAAAAACACTACAGAAGTGCTTAGCCTCGAAATGAAGCTTTTAGATAAATTAGAACACTGGTGGCTAGAATGGTATTTTGCTTTACAAATGCATGAACAATTGAGCGCTGAAAGCAAAGAAATGCCGATGAGCTTTTTATCACGCAGTACCTTAAACCCAATGCGAAAACATGAGATAAGTCACTATGCTAAATTATTTTCCGTGCTCCCTATGCCAGTGTGTAATGTGTGTAGCAAAACCGGTGATATTCTTAGAGTAAACCAACGGTTTGTAGATGTGTTTGGTTATACTGTTGAGGATGTGCCTAACCTACATGCATGGTGGAAAAAGGCCTACCCAGATCCGCACTACAGAGTGCAAGCTCAAAATTTATGGTCTGAAGCTTTAAAAAAAGCGAAAAGTAGTAATGACGATATACCTGCCAATAACTACACAGTTGCACGTAGTGATGGCACTCAAGTGGTTATGGAGGTATCGGGCATAAAGATAGGCGAAGAATTTTTAGCCGTATTTAAAGATGCAACCGAGCGAATAGAGGCTGAGGATATTTTAAGGGATATGGCATTTTTGGACTCATTAACCAAAATTGCCAACAGGCGTCGATTTGATGAAAAACTTGCCCATGAATTTGATAAAGCAAAGGAATGTGAAGGGGCAATATCGTTAATAATTATTGATGTTGATTTTTTTAAACAGTTTAACGACCGTTACGGACATTTGGCTGGGGATTCTTGCTTATATGAAGTGGCTCAAACTATTGCTTCGACAGTAAACCGTCCTGAAGACTTTGTTGCCAGATATGGTGGTGAAGAGTTTGTTGTATTGCTCCCTGATACTGATAAGGAAGGTGCATTATTTATTGCTGAGCAAATACAAAAGGCCGTTGAAAGTTTAGCAATTGTGCATGAAGATACCTACAGTGGCTTTTTGTCAGTGAGCATGGGCGTTAACTCAACGGCTAGTTCCCAAGACGATAAGGTAAGCTTTGTTAAAGGAGCCGACAACGCACTGTATTATGCAAAAGAGCAAGGCCGAAACTGTATTGCACTACACTCTGAAAGTTAG
- a CDS encoding NUDIX domain-containing protein: protein MHKPNVTVAAIVKNHNEYLLVKERDKFTKQICYNQPAGHLEKNETLAQAASRELYEETGLSLTPTGFLGVYNLYADNGVHYLRFCFLFDASGTNQQLNPIDDDIISAHWFNLEKVKSLPLRSPLVQKCIDDSVTRPLLSLDTIYN from the coding sequence ATGCATAAACCAAATGTAACAGTAGCCGCAATAGTTAAAAACCATAACGAATACTTATTAGTAAAAGAACGCGATAAATTTACTAAGCAAATTTGCTATAATCAACCGGCTGGTCATTTAGAAAAGAACGAAACACTAGCTCAAGCAGCAAGCCGCGAATTATATGAAGAAACAGGTTTATCGCTCACCCCTACAGGCTTTTTAGGTGTTTATAACTTGTACGCTGACAACGGCGTTCATTACCTAAGGTTTTGTTTTTTATTTGATGCTAGTGGCACCAACCAACAACTTAACCCTATTGATGATGATATTATAAGTGCCCATTGGTTCAACCTAGAGAAAGTTAAATCTTTACCACTGCGAAGTCCGCTCGTTCAAAAGTGCATTGATGACTCGGTAACGCGTCCGCTATTAAGCCTAGATACTATTTACAACTAA
- a CDS encoding pseudouridine synthase: MRSKSSNKQPPASLTKRNTGRTYSRSAIKKPTNKREIKPQIDAKDKKIVLFNKPFDVLCQFTDDADRKTLAEFIPIKDVYAAGRLDRDSEGLLLLTNCGKLQNTLTAPNKKTNKTYWVQVEGEPSTESIQALCKGVELKDGLTLPANVKMIEEPNIWQRTPPVRERKSIPTSWLSITINEGKNRQVRRMTAHIGHPTLRLIRYSIGNYTLDDINTGEYKIIKGSINA; the protein is encoded by the coding sequence ATGAGAAGTAAATCGAGTAACAAGCAACCCCCCGCTTCCTTAACCAAGCGTAATACGGGTCGCACGTATTCTAGAAGTGCAATTAAAAAGCCTACAAACAAAAGAGAAATAAAACCTCAAATAGACGCTAAAGACAAAAAAATTGTACTTTTTAACAAGCCATTTGATGTGCTTTGTCAATTTACAGACGATGCAGACAGAAAGACGCTAGCTGAATTTATTCCTATCAAGGATGTATATGCTGCAGGACGGTTAGACCGCGATAGCGAAGGTTTATTGCTGCTCACAAACTGCGGGAAACTACAAAATACATTAACAGCACCTAATAAAAAAACCAATAAAACGTACTGGGTTCAAGTAGAAGGTGAGCCTTCGACTGAGTCAATACAAGCTTTGTGTAAAGGCGTTGAGCTTAAAGATGGGCTCACACTGCCTGCTAATGTAAAAATGATAGAAGAGCCTAACATTTGGCAACGAACTCCCCCTGTACGTGAACGAAAGTCTATACCTACCTCATGGCTCAGTATTACCATTAATGAAGGTAAAAATAGACAAGTTCGCCGAATGACAGCTCACATTGGCCATCCTACTCTTAGGCTAATTCGTTACAGCATAGGTAATTACACTTTAGACGACATTAATACTGGTGAATATAAAATCATTAAAGGTAGCATTAATGCATAA
- a CDS encoding TusE/DsrC/DsvC family sulfur relay protein: MLEFNQQTIDTDKQGYLLDHTQWSKQLAPIIAEQENISLSEQHWEVINFVREFYLEYNTSPAIRMLVKAMAKALGEDKGNSIYLYKLFPKGPAKQATKIAGLPKPARCI, encoded by the coding sequence ATGCTTGAATTTAACCAACAAACAATAGACACAGATAAGCAAGGTTATTTACTCGACCATACACAATGGTCTAAGCAACTAGCCCCCATTATTGCAGAGCAAGAAAACATATCGCTTAGCGAACAACACTGGGAAGTGATTAACTTCGTCCGCGAATTTTATCTTGAATACAACACAAGTCCAGCCATCCGAATGCTAGTAAAAGCCATGGCCAAAGCACTCGGAGAAGATAAAGGTAATAGTATTTACCTTTATAAATTGTTTCCAAAAGGCCCAGCTAAACAAGCCACAAAAATTGCTGGATTACCAAAACCAGCAAGGTGTATTTAA
- a CDS encoding DsrH/TusB family sulfur metabolism protein produces the protein MSTLHIFSKPLNYYSANQLENLICADDRILLLGDACFANKQFKQFSDTLLVLEEDALVRAIKLSNNDTAISYDEFVSLTLTSTQLITW, from the coding sequence ATGAGCACACTACATATTTTTTCAAAACCATTAAATTACTATTCTGCTAACCAGCTAGAAAACTTAATTTGTGCTGATGACCGTATATTGCTTTTAGGTGACGCATGCTTTGCTAATAAACAATTTAAACAATTTTCAGACACCCTCTTAGTACTTGAAGAGGACGCACTCGTTCGTGCAATTAAGCTATCAAATAACGACACTGCCATTAGCTATGACGAGTTTGTGTCTCTTACTTTAACCTCTACGCAATTAATTACTTGGTAA
- the tusC gene encoding sulfurtransferase complex subunit TusC, protein MINVLVMSQSSPFDDLNLRDALDMTLIFAAVDQNISWLFSGPAVLALKKNQTPSTIGIKDFFKNIKTLEIYDVENIYVCEKSLLDYGLSKTDLLIDAHAVTFGEQQTLIKKQHHVVTL, encoded by the coding sequence ATGATTAATGTATTAGTAATGAGTCAAAGTAGCCCATTTGATGATCTTAACCTGCGCGATGCCCTCGATATGACGTTGATTTTTGCTGCTGTCGATCAAAATATAAGCTGGTTATTTAGTGGCCCCGCTGTTTTAGCATTAAAAAAGAATCAAACCCCTTCCACCATAGGTATTAAAGATTTTTTTAAAAACATTAAAACGCTAGAAATTTATGACGTAGAAAACATCTATGTATGTGAAAAATCGCTCCTTGATTATGGTCTAAGTAAAACTGATTTACTCATAGACGCGCACGCGGTTACATTTGGTGAACAACAAACACTTATCAAAAAACAACATCACGTGGTGACCTTATGA
- the tusD gene encoding sulfurtransferase complex subunit TusD, translating to MARFVLSLHTPPSDHDTSQRIIKFANACLSQGHTIDAIFLYQQGVYHASTHFDLASDELQISALWQALSSQNINLMLCVTAAEKRGLDTSNTGVFSVAGLAEFAMLVSDADKWVQFK from the coding sequence TTGGCACGATTTGTTCTTTCATTACACACACCACCATCAGATCACGACACCAGCCAACGCATAATTAAGTTTGCTAATGCGTGTTTATCTCAAGGGCACACCATAGACGCAATATTTTTGTATCAGCAAGGCGTTTATCATGCATCAACACATTTTGACTTAGCCTCTGACGAGCTTCAAATTAGCGCATTATGGCAGGCGCTATCAAGTCAAAATATTAATCTTATGCTGTGTGTAACCGCGGCAGAAAAAAGAGGCTTAGATACGTCAAACACAGGCGTATTTTCTGTTGCAGGTTTAGCTGAATTCGCAATGCTTGTAAGCGACGCTGATAAATGGGTGCAATTTAAATGA
- a CDS encoding Bax inhibitor-1/YccA family protein, whose translation MAFNQSYNTAKPVMSTIETNKVLKNTYFLLAMTLAFSAVTAGISMALQLPYFMGIVFTLVSFGLLFVVNKKADTASGVFWVFAFTGLMGAGLGPMLNHYAAMPNGPMLIMQALGSTALIFFGLSAYALNTKKDFSFMGGFLTVGLIVVIVASIVNIFIGSSLMFMVLNAAVVLIMSGLILFDTSRIINGGETNYIRATVSLYLNVYNLFTSLLHLLGASDD comes from the coding sequence ATGGCGTTTAATCAATCGTACAATACCGCTAAACCGGTAATGTCTACCATTGAAACAAACAAGGTACTTAAAAACACCTACTTTTTACTTGCGATGACACTTGCATTTAGTGCAGTGACTGCCGGTATCTCAATGGCACTACAATTACCTTACTTTATGGGAATTGTGTTCACACTGGTTTCGTTTGGTTTATTATTTGTTGTAAACAAAAAAGCTGACACCGCATCTGGTGTATTTTGGGTATTTGCTTTCACAGGTTTAATGGGGGCTGGTTTAGGTCCAATGTTAAACCATTACGCTGCCATGCCTAATGGCCCAATGCTTATAATGCAAGCTCTTGGTTCAACAGCACTTATTTTCTTTGGTCTATCTGCATATGCGCTCAACACCAAAAAAGACTTCTCTTTTATGGGCGGCTTTTTAACGGTTGGCCTAATTGTGGTTATTGTTGCAAGCATTGTTAACATATTCATCGGTAGTTCTTTAATGTTTATGGTGCTTAACGCTGCGGTTGTATTAATTATGTCTGGCTTAATTTTATTTGATACAAGCCGCATTATTAACGGCGGAGAAACTAACTACATTCGCGCTACAGTATCTTTATACCTAAATGTGTACAATCTATTTACTTCACTACTGCACCTACTTGGCGCAAGTGATGACTAA
- a CDS encoding GAF domain-containing protein, whose translation MQKHDFYQSLVKQTESLIAGESNVIANMANISALLFTSLDDVNWAGFYFIDSPSELVLGPFQGNPACIRIPVGKGVCGTAAATLQTQLIEDVHAFDGHIACDAASNSEIVVPIMKHGKIFAVLDIDSPSISRFDTDDKAGLEALVKCFEASL comes from the coding sequence ATGCAAAAGCACGATTTTTACCAGTCATTAGTTAAACAAACTGAATCGCTGATTGCCGGTGAGTCGAATGTAATTGCTAATATGGCAAATATAAGCGCGCTGTTATTTACCTCTTTAGATGATGTAAATTGGGCGGGCTTTTACTTTATTGATTCGCCGTCAGAATTAGTACTAGGCCCATTTCAGGGTAATCCAGCATGTATTCGTATTCCAGTAGGAAAGGGTGTATGTGGGACGGCTGCGGCTACGTTGCAAACACAACTAATTGAAGATGTTCATGCATTCGACGGGCACATTGCCTGCGACGCGGCATCAAACTCTGAGATTGTTGTACCTATCATGAAACATGGTAAAATATTTGCAGTGCTAGATATTGATAGCCCTAGTATTTCTCGGTTTGATACTGATGACAAAGCGGGATTAGAAGCATTGGTTAAATGCTTTGAGGCTAGCTTGTAA
- the proQ gene encoding RNA chaperone ProQ, translating to METTNKLKDINEVLEFLYQEFPQCFKQKDGIKPLKVGIFKDIAERIEGSEKVSKTQVRQALRKYTSNWRYLEAVTKSEFRIDLDGNEGEKVEQEHIDHAQKALEESRAKMAKRKKQQRPRQDSDSKNFKKKPAHANKGADKNASASKATKSAPAKRSGKIEPLPATEVKVNNKVKVKLGQALVNAVITEVNKDDVHVELVTGMQVKTKADSLYTV from the coding sequence ATGGAAACCACAAACAAGCTAAAAGATATTAATGAAGTATTGGAGTTCTTGTACCAAGAATTTCCACAATGTTTTAAACAAAAAGACGGTATCAAACCGCTTAAAGTCGGTATTTTTAAAGATATTGCTGAGCGTATTGAAGGGTCTGAAAAAGTAAGTAAGACTCAAGTACGTCAAGCATTAAGAAAATACACGTCTAACTGGCGTTATTTAGAAGCTGTGACAAAGTCGGAGTTTCGTATTGACCTTGATGGCAATGAAGGTGAAAAAGTTGAGCAAGAGCACATTGATCATGCTCAAAAAGCACTAGAAGAAAGCCGTGCAAAAATGGCGAAGCGCAAGAAACAACAGCGTCCACGTCAAGACTCAGATTCTAAAAACTTTAAGAAAAAGCCTGCACATGCAAACAAGGGCGCTGATAAAAATGCGTCAGCTAGCAAAGCAACTAAATCTGCACCAGCTAAACGTTCAGGTAAAATTGAACCTTTACCAGCAACAGAGGTCAAGGTTAATAACAAGGTTAAAGTTAAACTAGGCCAAGCACTTGTAAATGCAGTAATCACTGAAGTAAATAAAGACGACGTTCATGTTGAGTTAGTGACTGGTATGCAAGTTAAAACCAAAGCAGACAGCTTATACACTGTTTAA
- the prc gene encoding carboxy terminal-processing peptidase has protein sequence MSKKFTLIPVVAALFSGSLFAAVEPVTIDDLPLLKQESQHGTASKRVASLFTRSHYIPVRFNDELSSKVYDRYIESLDFNKSVFLASDIASFEQYRDSFDNALTTGKLGFTFDIFNLSLKRRFERYEYSLSLLENEMTFEKQDEYFFDREDATWPTSQAELDEIWRERVKYDALRLKMTGKDWEGIKEVLTKRYKNAEKRLVQSNSEDAFQIVLNSLARTIEAHTSYLSPRRAEQFKMDMDLELEGIGAVLTPDEDYTVIRSLVPGGPADKTEQIKADDRIIGVAQDGEDFTDVIGWRLDDVVDLIKGPKGTKVRLQYLKGADAHGTPKVVEITRDKIRLEDRAAKSEVFEAKYSDLSSKIGVIEIPGFYNNLSKDVKVELAKLKEAKVDGIIIDLRQNGGGSLYEATQLSGLFFDQGPVVQIHTLNNRIEEQRDRDGVTYYDGPLTVLVDRYSASASEIFAAAMQDYGRAVIIGEQTFGKGTVQQHKGLARAYDLYDNPLGSVQYTIAKFYRINGGSTQHKGVIPDISFPSAIDPAEWGESKQDNALPWDSIVKAKYKKLGNLTPVIPYLEKQHKDRIKSEPEFGYVFDDIALYNEEKDRKTISLVEATRIKEKEEGEARALVRTNERLKRLGKDPVENLDDVPDVIDELDPFLEEAALITQDYINFGRIAKK, from the coding sequence ATGAGTAAAAAGTTTACGCTCATTCCGGTAGTTGCAGCCCTGTTTTCAGGTTCATTATTTGCTGCTGTAGAGCCTGTCACCATTGATGATTTACCTCTACTCAAGCAAGAAAGTCAACATGGCACTGCCAGTAAGCGCGTGGCAAGCTTATTTACTCGTTCACACTATATCCCGGTTCGATTTAACGATGAACTTTCTAGTAAAGTGTACGATCGTTACATCGAATCCCTTGATTTTAATAAAAGCGTTTTTTTAGCCAGTGATATTGCATCCTTTGAGCAATATCGCGATAGCTTTGACAACGCTTTAACTACCGGCAAGCTAGGCTTTACGTTTGATATTTTTAATTTAAGCCTAAAGCGCCGTTTTGAACGTTACGAATATTCACTTTCTTTATTAGAAAATGAAATGACGTTCGAAAAACAAGATGAATACTTTTTTGATCGTGAAGATGCAACGTGGCCAACATCGCAAGCAGAGCTAGACGAGATCTGGCGAGAGCGTGTTAAGTACGATGCACTGCGATTAAAAATGACTGGTAAAGATTGGGAAGGAATCAAAGAGGTTCTTACCAAGCGATACAAAAACGCTGAAAAGCGTCTAGTTCAATCTAACTCAGAAGATGCATTTCAAATTGTTTTAAATTCTTTAGCTCGCACGATTGAGGCGCATACGTCTTACCTATCACCAAGACGTGCTGAACAATTTAAAATGGATATGGACCTAGAACTTGAAGGCATTGGTGCTGTACTAACTCCTGACGAAGATTACACCGTAATTCGTAGTCTTGTACCAGGTGGTCCTGCAGACAAAACCGAACAAATTAAAGCAGATGACCGTATTATTGGCGTAGCACAAGACGGTGAAGATTTTACCGATGTGATTGGCTGGCGTTTAGACGATGTTGTAGATTTAATAAAAGGCCCTAAAGGCACGAAAGTACGTTTGCAATATTTGAAAGGTGCAGATGCTCATGGCACACCTAAAGTGGTCGAAATTACTCGTGACAAAATCCGTCTTGAAGACAGAGCTGCAAAGTCAGAAGTGTTTGAAGCTAAATATTCTGATTTATCAAGCAAGATCGGGGTTATTGAAATCCCAGGTTTTTACAATAATTTGTCTAAAGACGTAAAAGTTGAGTTAGCTAAATTAAAAGAGGCTAAAGTAGACGGTATTATTATCGACTTACGTCAAAATGGTGGTGGTTCGTTATACGAAGCGACCCAGCTTTCTGGCTTATTTTTCGATCAAGGTCCTGTTGTACAAATACATACTCTAAATAACCGAATTGAAGAGCAAAGAGATCGTGATGGAGTTACTTATTACGACGGGCCATTAACGGTTTTAGTTGATCGTTACAGTGCGTCTGCATCTGAGATTTTTGCCGCTGCAATGCAAGATTATGGTCGCGCTGTTATTATTGGCGAACAAACATTTGGTAAAGGCACTGTTCAGCAACATAAAGGTCTTGCAAGAGCGTATGATCTTTACGATAACCCATTAGGTAGCGTGCAATACACCATAGCTAAATTTTACCGTATTAATGGCGGCAGTACTCAGCACAAAGGTGTTATTCCTGACATTTCATTTCCATCGGCTATAGATCCTGCCGAGTGGGGTGAAAGTAAACAAGATAATGCACTTCCTTGGGATAGCATTGTTAAAGCAAAATATAAAAAGTTAGGAAATTTAACTCCAGTTATTCCTTACCTAGAAAAGCAGCATAAAGATCGTATTAAATCTGAACCTGAGTTCGGCTACGTGTTTGATGATATAGCGTTGTACAACGAAGAAAAAGATCGTAAAACGATTTCTTTAGTTGAAGCCACGCGTATTAAAGAAAAAGAAGAAGGTGAAGCGCGTGCATTAGTTCGTACAAATGAGCGCTTGAAACGATTAGGTAAAGATCCGGTTGAAAACCTAGATGATGTACCAGATGTAATTGATGAGCTTGACCCGTTCCTTGAAGAAGCGGCCTTAATTACTCAGGACTACATTAACTTTGGTCGCATCGCCAAAAAGTAA
- the nhaC gene encoding Na+/H+ antiporter NhaC, with amino-acid sequence MNPLDDKPVKPASFLDALIPISVLICLLGAAVYLFGDNSSSGPNQIALLFATFAAALIGLKNGYTWKKLEQAMIEGITLSLGAILILLMVGALIGTWLLSGTVPTLIYYGLQVINPSWFYAASCLICGIVAMSIGSSWTTAATIGVALLGVATGLGLDQTVTAGAVISGAYFGDKLSPLSETTNLAPAVVGSDLFEHIQHMLWTTVPSFVIALIIFIFMGFNATASNEAGRLDEITLILEQNFNIGFEMLIPLIVLLVLAIKKMPAFPAISIGAVVGAVWAMLFQSDLIGSQIDTSQGEVVGYFKLVWTTFFDGFSIDTGDDKMDSLLSGGGMAGMLTTTWLIMTALMFGAIMEKTGLLDIFVKSILKIAKSTGSLIASTIATCIGTNLIAADQYIAIVVPGRMFKDEYEKRGLKPVNLSRTLEDGGTITSPLIPWNTCGAYMQSVLLINPFDYALYAFFNLINPVLAVIYAYLGIKILRIKPKQSA; translated from the coding sequence TTGAACCCATTGGATGATAAACCAGTAAAACCCGCCTCATTTCTTGATGCATTAATTCCTATTTCAGTTTTAATTTGCTTGTTAGGGGCTGCGGTTTACTTATTTGGTGACAACTCGTCATCTGGACCAAACCAAATTGCACTTTTATTTGCAACCTTCGCAGCTGCTCTAATTGGCCTAAAAAACGGCTACACGTGGAAAAAGCTTGAGCAAGCTATGATAGAGGGGATAACACTTTCTCTTGGCGCTATACTCATCTTATTAATGGTAGGTGCTTTGATAGGTACTTGGTTGTTATCGGGCACAGTACCAACGCTAATATATTATGGCCTGCAAGTGATTAACCCTAGTTGGTTTTATGCAGCAAGTTGTTTAATTTGTGGCATTGTGGCTATGAGCATTGGTAGCTCGTGGACCACTGCAGCTACAATTGGTGTCGCTTTATTAGGTGTTGCTACGGGTCTTGGTTTAGATCAGACAGTTACAGCTGGTGCTGTTATATCTGGTGCGTATTTTGGTGACAAACTAAGCCCACTCTCTGAAACAACTAACTTAGCGCCCGCAGTGGTTGGCTCTGACTTATTTGAACATATTCAGCATATGCTATGGACAACAGTTCCTAGCTTTGTGATTGCGCTTATTATATTTATATTTATGGGCTTTAACGCAACGGCTTCTAATGAGGCTGGGCGTTTAGACGAAATTACGCTAATTTTGGAGCAAAACTTCAATATTGGTTTTGAGATGCTCATTCCTTTAATTGTGCTTTTAGTGCTAGCAATTAAAAAAATGCCTGCTTTTCCTGCTATTTCTATTGGTGCTGTGGTTGGTGCTGTTTGGGCTATGCTATTTCAGTCTGACTTAATTGGTTCTCAAATTGATACTTCTCAAGGCGAAGTGGTTGGGTATTTCAAATTAGTATGGACGACATTTTTTGACGGTTTTAGCATCGATACCGGTGATGACAAAATGGACTCACTACTTAGCGGTGGCGGTATGGCGGGAATGTTAACAACGACGTGGTTAATTATGACTGCGCTTATGTTTGGCGCTATTATGGAAAAAACAGGCTTGTTAGACATTTTCGTAAAAAGTATTTTAAAAATAGCGAAAAGTACAGGGTCTTTAATTGCCTCGACAATTGCGACGTGTATTGGTACTAACCTCATTGCAGCCGATCAATATATTGCTATTGTGGTTCCTGGACGTATGTTTAAAGATGAATATGAAAAGCGCGGTTTAAAGCCAGTTAATTTATCTCGTACCTTAGAAGATGGCGGTACGATTACCAGTCCACTTATTCCTTGGAATACATGTGGTGCTTACATGCAAAGTGTACTTTTAATAAACCCTTTCGATTACGCACTTTACGCTTTCTTTAACTTAATTAATCCCGTTCTAGCTGTTATATATGCGTATCTCGGTATTAAAATTTTACGTATTAAGCCGAAACAATCAGCCTAA